The sequence CGAATGTGATGAGATTGGCGAGCTTTTCAGGGGATTCCGTCGTGACGTTCTCCAGATAGCCCATTTCATCCTTCACTTCGGTCGCGTAGTCACATTCTTCGACCATGCGGTTGATCATCCCCTGGAGGCCCATCTTACGGCCGTCCTCCGGCGAGAAGATCCAGGCGATGCCGTAGTCATGCAGTTCCTTGATTTCCCGCGGGATGATGACCCCGCCGCCGCCTCCGTAGATCTTGATATGGCCTGCGCCGCGTTCGTTCAGGAGGTCATACATGTATTTGAAATACTCGACGTGTCCGCCCTGGTAGGACGAGATCGCAATGCCCTGGACGTCTTCCTGGATCGCCGCGTTGACGACTTCCTCGACACTGCGGTTGTGGCCGAGGTGGATCACTTCCGCGCCGGTCGACTGCAGGATGCGCCGCATGATGTTGATGCTCGCATCGTGTCCATCGAACAGGCTGGATGCCGTCACGAAACGTACGTGATGGACCGGCTTGTAGATTTCCTGCTGGGTTTCTGCTGTTGCCATATTCGTGCACCCCTTTGTGTCCGTTTTCTTCAATCCGCCGCTTCCGGTTTGACGAGCCCGTTCAGCAGCTGTTCCGTCTGGTATTCGATATATTCATCAAGTGAGTACATGCGCTGCACCGTCCATCTGCGGAACGCCCACATCTGCGCCTGGATGACGATGTGATGCGCCGCAAGCGGGATGGCGCGCTCCGGGATCCGGAGTTCGCCAGCGTCGGCGCAGTCACGGACGAGCGACTCGAACAGCGCCGTCATTGCACGCTCCTTCTCGAGCACGTAGTCGAGCGCTTTCGGCGGCAGCGACTTCGATTCCTGATACATGACGACGAATTCGTCATTCAAGTCGTCGACGAGCCGGCAGTACGCATCGATCGCCCGTCTCAGCCCGCCGATGGTCGGCTCTTCGTCGGCGATGCCGGACAGCCTGTGTTGCACTTGGTCGTAGATCATGTCGCAGACGAGGTACAGGACGTCTTCTTTCGTCCGGATGTACTCGTACAGTGTGCCGATACTGAACCCGGCCGCTTTGGCGATCTCGCGTGTCGTCGACCGGTGGAAGCCTTTTTCCTTGAACAGCCGGACGGCGCCCTCGACGATCTGCTCACGCCGCTTCGCGATCAGATCGCCATCCTTCACCGAGGACTTCACTTCGTGTTTCAGTTCCATAGGACGCTCCCCCCTTTACTTCGTCAGCATACGGGAGATGACGAGCCGCTGCACTTCCTGGGTTCCTTCGTAGATCTGGGTGATTTTCGCATCACGCATGAAGCGCTCGACCGGATAATCTTTCGTATAGCCGTAGCCGCCGTACACCTGGACCGCTTCCGTCGTCACTTTCATCGCCGTGTCGCCGGCCATCAGTTTCGCCATGGCAGACGCTTTGCCGTATGGCAGATTGTTCGATTCAAGCCAAGCCGCTTGGTACGTCAGCAGGCGTGATGCTTCCGTCGCTGTCGCCATGTCGGCGAGCTTAAAGCCGATGCCCTGGTTGGCTGCGATCGGCTTGCCGAACTGGACGCGCTCTTTCGCGTAATCCGTCGCCGCATCGAGTGCGCCCTGTGCGATGCCGACCGCCTGTGCAGCGATGCCGTTCCGGCCGCCGTCGAGCGTTTTCATGGCGATGATGAAGCCCTGGCCCTCTTCACCGAGCATGTTCTCTTTCGGCACCCGGCAGTTGTCGAAGATGATTTCGGTAGTCGGTGATGAGCGGATGCCGAGTTTCTTCTCTTTCTTGCCGACCGAGAAGCCCGGGAAGTCGCTTTCGACGATGAACGCCGTCGTGCCTTTGTGCTTCGATTCCGGATCGGTGACCGCGAAAACGATGTAGATATCCGCGATGCCGCCGTTTGTGATGAAGATCTTCGAGCCGTTCAGGACATAGTCATCCCCGTCGAGCTTCGCCGTCGTCTTCATGCCGCCTGCGTCCGAGCCTGAGCCCGGTTCCGTGAGACCGTATGCCCCGATTTTCGTTCCTTCCGCCATAGGACGCAGGTATTTCTGCTTCTGCTCTTCCGTTCCGTATTTGAACACCGGCCAGCCGGCGAGTGACGTGTGCGCGGAAAGTGTCACGCCTGTCGATGCACAGACACGGGACAGTTCCTCGACTGCGATGACATATGCAAGGTAGTCGCTGCCGATGCCGCCGTATTCCTCGGGCCATGGGATCCCCGTCAGGCCGAGTTCCGCCATCTTGTCGAACAGCTCCCGGTCGAAGCGTTCTTCCTCGTCACGTTCGGCCGCAGTCGGCGCGACGTCCTTCTCCGCGAAATCGCGGACCATCTTGCGGATCATTTCATGCTCTTCGGACAGTTGGAAATTCATGGTGAGTTCCTCTTTTCTGTTGGATTTGGTGATGTGGGGCGGGGGGCTTGAGCGTTCCGTGGTTTGCTTGATCGCTTCGCCGCCTGCTTGAGCGTTTCGCTGCCTGCTTGAGCGTTTCACGGTTTGCTTGAGCGTTCCGCTGCCTGCTTGAGCGTTTCACGGTTTGCTTGAGCGTTCCGCCGCCTGCTTGAGCGCCCCGGCTCCCCTATGGTTTATCGCAATGCAATCACTTGGTCAGGTGTTTGGAGATGACGATGCGCTGGATTTCGCTCGTGCCTTCGTAGATCTGCGTCACTTTGGCGTCGCGGAAGAAGCGCTCGGCAGGATAGTCTTTCGTGTAGCCGTAGCCGCCGAATACCTGGACGGCTTCGATGGCGTTGTCCATCGCTGCCTGCGAGGCGAACAGTTTCGCCATGGAGGCTTCTTTCGCGCACGATTTGCCTTCAGCACGCAGCGCGGCCGCCCGGTAGACGAGCAGGCGTGCGGCTTCGGCGGCGGTCGCCATGTCAGCGAGCTTGAAGCCGATGCCCTGGTTGGCGGCGATCGGCTTGCCGAACTGCACGCGTTCTTTCGCATAGTCGGAAGCGGCTTCGAGGGCCGCTTCCGCAATACCGAGCGCCTGCGCGGCGATGCCGATCCGGCCGACGTCGAGGTTCGCCATCGCAATCTTGAATCCTTCGCCTTCTGCGCCGAGCCGGTTCTCTTCCGGCACGAACATGTCTTCGAACGTCAGCTGGACGGTGCGCGAGCCGTGCATGCCCATCTTCTCTTCGTTCTTGCCGACGATCAGACCCGGTGTCTCACTGTCGACGATGAACGCCGAAATGCCGTACGTCCCTTTCGACGGATCGGTTGCGGCGAAGACGATGTAGACGTTCGCCTCCCCGCCATTCGTGATGAATACTTTGGAGCCGTTCAGCACGTAACCGCCGTCTTTTTTCACGGCACGCGTCTTCAGCGAGCCGGCATCCGACCCGGCGGACGGTTCCGTCAGGCAGAACGCACCGAGCCACTCGCCTGCTGCCATCTTCGGCAGGTAGTGCTGTTTCTGTGCTTCACTGCCGAAGTAGAGGATCGGGTTCTGGCCGACCGATGTGTGGACGGACAGGATGACGCCGACCGTCGCATGCATTTTCGATAATTCATGGATAGCGCTTATGTAGGACACGAAGTCCATGCCGGCGCCGCCGTATTGTTCCGGCATCGTGATGCCCATGAGGCCGAGCTCCCCCATCTTCCGAACGATCTCCGTCGGGAATTCATCCGACTCAAGGTTCGGGATGAACGGCTCGATTTCCGCCTTGGCAAAGTCCTTGACGAGTTTCCGCATCATCTGCTGTTCTTCGGTGAACTGGAAATCCATTGTTTCGTCTCCTTTTATGTGTACGAGTAGAAGCCCCGTCCGGATTTTTTGCCGAGCCAGCCGGCGTTAACGTACTTGCGGAGCAGGGCGCACGGACGGTATTTTGGATCGCCGTAGCCTTCCTGCAGCGTCTCCATGATGTAGAGGCATGTGTCGAGTCCGATGAAATCGGCGAGCTGGAGCGGTCCCATCGGATGGTTCATGCCGAGCTTCATGACTTCGTCGATCGCTTCTTTCGTTGCAACGCCTTCCTGCAGCGTGAAGATCGCTTCGTTGATCATCGGCATGAGGACGCGGTTTGCGACGAATCCCGGGAAGTCATTCACTTCGACCGGCACTTTGGAGAGTTTCTTCGTCATGTCCTCAACCGCCTGGTAGACGCCGTCCGATGTCGCCAGGCCGCGGATGATCTCGACGAGTTTCATGACCGGCACGGGGTTCATATAGTGCATGCCGATGACCTGTTCCGGGCGTTTCGTGACTGCGGCAATCTCCGTGATCGGCAGCGACGAGGTGTTCGTCGCAAGGATCGCGTGAGCCGGTGCGATGTCATCGAGCTGCTTGAAGATGGATTTTTTGACCTCCATGTTCTCGACAGCCGCCTCGATGACGATGTCGACGTGCTTTGCATCCTGGATGTCGAGCGACTTTGTGAGTCGTCCGAGGACTGCAGCCTTTTCGTCTTCGGTCATACGCCCTTTTTCCACATTGCGGGCGAGGTTCTTTTCGATGACGCCGATCCCTTTTGCATAGGATTCTTCCTTGACGTCATTCAGGTAGACATTGAAGCCGGCCTGCGCGCACACTTGCGCGATGCCGCCGCCCATCTGTCCTGCGCCGATCACCATTACGTTTTGAATGTCCATTTGCTGTCATCCTTTCGAGTCGTTTCTGTATGTGATGAAGCCCGGCTGCCTGCGGGAACCCATGCAGCTGCTCATAAACTCTGGTTTTTGCTCATAAATCCGCTGAAATGATCATAAAACGCGGGAACCGCTCATAAACTTGCCGATTCGCTCATAAATTGGGATTTGCGCTCATAAACTCACAAAAGTGATCATAAACTTCAGTTTCCGCTCATAACCGGGCCCGACGTGATCATACCTTTGCTGAGCCTGCCTTCACCCCTGCTTCGGCACTTCGATCATGATGGCGTCGCCCTGGCCGCCGCCGGAGCAGATCGCCGCGATGCCGATGCCGCCGCCGCGGCGTTTCAGTTCGTAGGCGAGCGTCAGGATGATGCGTGCCCCGCTTGCGCCGATCGGGTGGCCGAGGGCGACCGCGCCGCCGTGGACGTTCACTTTCTCGGGGTCAAGTTTTGCAATGTCAGAGCTTGCGAGTGCAACAACTGCGAACGCTTCGTTGATCTCGAACAGGTCGATCTCATCAGCCGATTTGCCGGTCTTTTTCAGGATTTCATTGATGACGAGGCCCGGTGTCTGCGGGAAGTTCTCGGGTTCGATGGCGACTTCTGCGTGGCCGATGACGGTTGCGAGCACTTCTTTCCCTTCACGTTCCGCCCGCTCGTCACTCATGAGAACCATCGCACAGGCGCCGTCGTTGACGCCCGGTGCGTTCCCCGCGGTGACAGAACCGTCCTTGCCGAATGCCGGGCGCAGCTTCGCGAGCACGTCGAGCGACGTCTCTTTCCGCGGCGCTTCGTCCTGGCTCGCGACGACCGCATCGCCTTTCCGCTGCGGGATCTCGACGGAGATGATCTCTTCCGCGAAGATGCCGTCCTCCATCGCTTTCACCGCACGTTCGTGGCTGCGGAGCGCCCATTCGTCCTGGCGCTCGCGCGTCACGCTGAATTCGTCGGCGGTCTTGTTGCCGAATGTCCCCATGTGCGCATGACCCGGTGCGAATGAATCCGACAGGCCGTCGTAGATCATGCCGTCGATCAGCTGGGCATCCCCCATACGGAGACCGAAGCGTGCGTTCGGCAAGTAATACGGCGCGTTCGACATCGACTCCATGCCGCCTGCGACGATCACTTCCTCGTCACCGAGCCGGATGAGCTGGTCGGCGAGGGTGACGCTGCGCATGCCGGATGCACATACTTTGTTGACCGTCTCCGTCTTGACGTTCCACGGAATACCGCCTTTCACCGCTGCCTGACGTGAAGGGATCTGCCCCTGCCCCCCCTGCAGGACCGTTCCCATGATGACTTCATCGACCTGGTCGGGTGCGACGCCCGCCCGTTTCAACGCTTCTTCGATCGCGATGCCCCCGAGGTCGCTCGCCGTCTTCGACATGAGCGCGCCCCCCATTTTTCCGAAAGGTGTGCGTGCGCCGTCAATGAGTACTGTTTTTGCCATTTGTGTCATCCCCCAGTTTTTTGATAGCGTTTTCATTTCCATGATGAACGAGCGACTGAACGCTCGCTCGGCGTAAGTTCGGAAGAAAGGGGAAGCACCGGTGCTCCCCCTTTTCCATGACCGACAATTCTGTTCTGTATGACTGTCTTAATTGTAGAACAAGTCTTGCAAACTCGCAAATCATTTATTGCAGCACCGGCTCCTGTTCCGTTTCTGCCGGCTGCAGGTTTTCCTCCCCGAATACCGAGCGCTCGAGCAGCTCTGCGATATCATATGTGCCGACCGAATCTTCGACTTCGATGGCTTTCGTGCCGTCCGACAGCATCGTCAGGCAGTACGGACAGCCGGATGAGATGATGCCCGGCGTCACTTCCATCGCCTGCTCGGTGCGGGCGACGTTGATGCGGTGGCCGGCATCCTCTTCCATCCACATGAGCCCTCCGCCGGCGCCGCAGCACATGCCGTCCTGGCGGTTCCGCTTCATCTCGACCAGGTTGACACCCGGGATGGCCTTCAGGATGTCACGCGGTGCGTCGTAGACGTCGTTGTAGCGGCCGAGGTAGCACGAATCATGGAACGTGATCGTTTCGTCGATCGCGTGCTTCGGCTGGAGCTTCCCTTTTTTGACCAGCTTATTCAGAAGTTCCGTATGGTGGAACACCTGGGCTTCGAAACCGAAGTCCGGATACTCGTTCTTGAAGATATTGAAGGCGTGCGGATCGATCGTGACGATCTTCGTGACGCCCGCTTTCTCGAATTCCGCGATGTTGGCCGTCGCCAGTTCCTGGAATAAAAACTCATTCCCGAGACGGCGCGGTGTGTCGCCGGAGTTCTTCTCTTTGTTGCCGAGGATTGCGAATGACACGCCTGCTTCGTTCAACAGGTGCGCAAATGACAGCGCGATCTTCTGCGAGCGGTTGTCGAATGCGCCCATCGAGCCGACCCAAAGCAGGTATTCGAAATCTTCGTCCGCTTTCTTCAGTTCTTTCACGGTCGGGATCTTGAGGTCCGGACGGGCATCCCGCCAGTTCTCCTTCTCTTTCCGGTTCAGTCCCCACGGGTTGCCCTGGCGTTCGATGTTGGTCATCGCGCGCTGGGCGTCCGCGTCCATCTTCCCTTCCGTCATGACGAGGTAGCGGCGGAGGTCGATGATCTTGTCGACGTGTTCGTTCATGACCGGGCATTGGTCTTCACAGTTCCGGCAAGTCGTGCACGCCCAGATCTCCTCTTCCGTGATGACGTCGCCGATCAGGGACGGATTGTAGATGTCGTCCATCGTCGCGCCTTCGAGGCCTGCGGCGAGTGCGATCTGGTTGCCTTTCGTGTTGTTGAACATGACCGACGGCACCCACGGCTTCTGTTTCGTCGTCAGTGCGCCGTAGTTCGTCAGGTTGTCACGCAGTTTCGTGATGAGGTCCATCGGGGACAGCATCTTGCCCGTCCCTGTCGCGGGACACATATTCGTACAGCGTCCGCATTCGACGCAGGCATACAGGTCGATCATCTGCAGCTGGGTGAAGTCGGTGATCTTGCCGACGCCAAGTGCCGGCATCTCGTCTTCATCCTCCACTTCTTCAAGAGCCGCGAAGTCGAGGGGTGCGAGTTTCCCGCGGCGGTCGAACCGCTGCATGTACGTATTGACCGGTCCGGCGATCAGGTGCGCGTGTTTCGACTGCGGCACATAGACGAGGAACGTCAGGAGTGTCAGCAGGTGGACCCACCAGGCGACGAAGAAGATGGCGGCCGCAGCAGTCGGCGGCAGGAAATTGAAAACGGTTGCAATTCCTGATGCCATCGGTTCCGTCCACGTCGTGTCATGGCCGTGCCAGATCAGGTTCATGCCGTTCGCAACGAGTGTCGAAACCATGAGTGTGCCGATGAAGATGAGCACGAGACCCGATTTCCAGCCGCGCTTCAGGCGGACGAGCTTTTCCATGTAGCGGCGGTAGAACGCCCATACAACTGCAACGAGGATGACGGCGACGACGATCTCCTGGAAGAACGTGAAGAACGGATACGCCGGGCCGAGCGGCAGGTGGGAATCCGGCTTGAGCCCTTTCCAGATCAGGTCGATTGCGCCGAACTGCACGAGCAGGAAGCCGTAGAAGAACATGACGTGGATCGAGCCGCTTTTCTTATCTTTCAATAGTTTTTTCTGTCCGAACACATTGACCCAGATCTCTTTGAGGCGGCGCTGGACATTGTTGTCGAACTCTTCCTTCTGACCGAGACGGATGAATTGTGTCCGTGTTTTGACGACGTATGTGAAGAGCGCAAGGCCGTACGCCACGATGGCCAGGAATAGCACCCAGTTGGCGATGAGTAATGGTGACATGAGGTCCTCCCCTTTTTTGTATGATATGAATGTTCTTACTAGTTTAGATGAACACAGGCCGATTGTCGATGGATTATTTACTAGTGTAAGACATGAATGAGCATTCAGTCAATTAGTTTTATGAAAGTGCTGGGTATTCTGAGAGTATCAGAGGGATTGCAGGATGTTATATGGAGGATTGTTTTTTCCGCTGGGAGTATGGTGCGGGGCATTGGGGTGGATGAAGTGCATTGCGGAGTGTAATGGAGCGGTTCACGGGCGGTATTGAGCGGTCGGCAGCGTGAATAGAGCGGTATACTGGCAGAATGGAGCAGTTCGGGGTGGCAATTGAGCGGTTCGCAAAGTGAATGGAGCGGTTCGCCGCCCCTGGCGCAATGGTCAGCCAGGAGCGAGGAACCGCAGCTGGGTGCCGAAGTGGCGGTGTGCAGCTTGCTGCCGGGCTGCAGGGATCTGCAGGAGGACGGCGGTCGCCGGCCCAGCAGAGGTATACAGGTCGACGGGAGTGTCAACCGGGACCGCGCCGGGCGCAGCCTGCTGCAGTTCAGCGAGGAGTCCGCCCGAGCCGGCGGGCCAGATGCGTCCGGTCAGCTGCTGCCTCCGTGCCTCATTCAGTTTGGCGAGCGATGCGATCTCCTCCGATTGTTCCAATACGGCATTGCCGGAGAGCGGGGTACCATAGGTGAACCAGTCGCCTGAATCAGTCGGAGAGCCGTCCGTCTTCCGCCCGATGAACGTCACGGCGAGCGCCGACTGGCGGAGCGCCATGTTCGTCTCGCTGCTGCCGCTGATCGGCGGGATTGGTTTCCCGATTTCATCGAAAACGTCCCGGATCCCTTCGCAATAAGGCTCCCAGCTGGCCTCCCCGCTGAAATTGTGCAGCAGGACGGCTTCCGGTTCCGCATCCGCCGCCCACTGTTCGAGCAGGCAGACGCGGGCTGCGAACCGCGCCGTCATGCGGTCCGGCACAGCGACGAGATCCTCCCGCTTCTGCCCGATGCCGCCGGAGTTGTCGGTCGTGATGATGAGACCGCCGATCTCGAGCGCATTCCGCAGCCCGGTCACTCGCCGTCTTTCGCTTTCTTCTTGTCCTCGGTGCGGAACACTTTCGCACTGCGGACGTATTCGTTGTCCTGCACATCGGCCCGTTTGTTGACGATGCGCGCTGCGACGAACAGGTAATCGGAGAGGCGGTTCAAATAGCGCTGCACGGTGCCCGGTACATCCTCTTCCTGTTTCATGAGCGTCACGGTGACGCGTTCCGCCCGACGTGTGACCGTCCGGCATACGTGCAGGGCCGCGGCTGCCTTCGATCCGCCCGGCAGGATGAACTTCTCGAGCGGCGGCGCTTCTTCCATCAGTTCATCGATCCGCTGCTCGAGCACCCCGATCGGCTCATCAGACAGCTTATAATGCCGCTCTTTCATGACGTTCGCAAGGTCACCGCCGCCGTCGAACAGTTCGTTCTGGACGGCTTCGAGATCGTCGAAGATATCCCGGCATGCCGTCTGGTCGAGTTCCGCCATCGCCTGGCCGATGAATGAATTCAGTTCATCGATCGTTCCGTACGCTTCCACCCGGAGGCTGTCTTTGTCGACACGGCCGCCGATCAGGCTCGTCTGCCCTTTGTCACCTGTTTTCGTATACAGTTTCATGAGTAATCCTCTCCCTATTTCAGTTTTTGCGGGATGCCGAACCAGATCCGGGTCACGGATTCCGCTTCGTGTGCGAGACGCTGGCTGAGCCGGCCGCACGCATCCCGGAGCGCGCGTTCCTGCGGATCCGCCGGCACGATGCCGCGCCCGATGTCCGTCATGATGACGGTGACGTTGCGGTCCTTGACGAACGACAGCAGTTCTCCGGCTGCCCGCTCTTCATCCGCAAGGTGCCCGGCCATCCATTGCCCGGGCTCGCACAGGACGAGCGGCCGGTCTGCCGGAATCCCGGCGGCCGACGTCAGATCGAACGGGCCTTCTTCACCGAGCCAGACAGCCCGTTCTCCGAGCAGTCCCCTCACATATCTCCGTTTTCCATTGGCAACTCCGCCGAGTATGACGTGCATCGCCGTCCCTCCTTCCAAGCAGCGGCCGACGCCCAGTACAGGCGGTGGCGGCTTCCGTGCGGGACATCCCACTCCCAGAAGCCCCGTTCCTCCGGTGCGAAACGGGCCAGCAGCAGCCGGATCGGCCCGCCGTGCGTGACGGCCCGGGCGCCCGCCGGAAGTGAGCGGAACGCGTCAGCCACCCGTCTTTCCATCTGCAGCAGCGATTCCCCGTCCGGCGGGGAAACCTGCAGCGGATCATCCACCCAGCGCCGGTATGCTGTATTGTTTTCAAGCTGCGCATACGTTTTCCCTTCAAATTCCCCGAAATTGCATTCGCGGAACCGGCTGTCCGGCACGTAGCGGGCTCCGGGATACAGCAGTTCCGCCGTCTGCCGCGCACGCAGCAGATCGCTGCCGTACACGGTCTGCAGCTGTTCGTCCGCCGGGCCGGTTACCGCCGGGCGGATCGGTTCGTCGGACCAGCCGACGTAGGCCTTCCGTCCATTGCCGTCCGTCGGCAGATGCCGGATCAGGACAAGCTCAACACCGTGATCCACAACAGCACCTCCATCCCTTCGATGAATGCCCCGCACAAGTCACCCGTGACACCGCCGAAGTGCCGCCGGCTCCAAAAACGGAACAGCAGGACTGCTCCGGCGATGACCGCGGCCAGGGCGAGGGGCAGCATGACGGTCCCCGTGTACCGCCCGCACAGCACGACAGCCGCTCCCAGGCAGCCTGCCGTCCAGCCGGCCAGCACACTGCTGTTCAGCCGGCTCCGGAAGAAATGGGCGATGCCCGTCTCCTTGGCCGGTTCCGTGATGACGAAATAGACAGCCATGGCACTTCTGGACAAAAACGGGATGATGATGACCCAGCCCCAGCTGTCCGCATGGGCCGCTGCCCATTCGTACAGGACCGCGAACTTCAGCAGTACGAGCACCAGCAGGCCGAGCACCCCGAACGCGCCGATCCGCGGATCGCCGAGGATCTCATGACGTCGTTTTCGATCTTGATATGAAAAGAACGCATCACACGTATCCGCAACGCCGTCGAGATGGAGCCCTCCTGTCAGGATGACGCCCGCCGCAAGCATGAGTGCAGCGGTCAGGAGCGGGCTGAACCCCGCATATGCTCCAGCCGCATGGATCCCGAGCATCAGGATTCCGATCAGCGCGCCGACCCACGGAAGGGCGCCGTACATGACGGTGACCGTCCGCCGGTCCATCGGGAGTTCACGGCGCACCGGCAGGCTCGTGAAGAACTGCAGGGCGAGCAGGAGACCGGTCATGGCCGTCCCTCCCCGCCATCAATGAGCGAGCGGATGAATGGCCAGTCGACCGCCTTCCGGACGTGCGCCGCCCAGCCGTCATACTTGTCGCCGCCCGCTGTATAAGCGGCGATCTCTCTGTCGGCGTCCTCCTCGGCGATGCCATGAGCCGGCAGATGCGGGATGATTCCCGCAACAGGTATCCCGGTGTAGGATTCAAGCCACTCGACACCGTCCCGGAACGATGCCGGATCGCCTTTGAATTGATTGATGACAATCGCTTTGACACGGGCCCGCTCATTGGGGCGCAGGAGTGCGAGTGTCCCTGCGATGGATGCGAACACGCCGCCCCGGTCGATGTCTGCCACGAGGATCACGGGGACGTCAGCCATCTCCGCGATGCGCATGTTGGTGATGTCACGGTCGCGGAGATTCATCTCCACCGGGCTGCCTGCCCCTTCGATGACGAGGGCGTCGTATGCCGCTGCCAGCGTATCGAGTGACGAGCGGATCGTCCGGAGCGCTTCCTCGAAATACTGCTCACGGTACGCCAGACCGTCTGTCGGCATAAGCGGGCGTCCGCAGAATGTTCCCGTCAGTATGCCGTCCGGCCCCGGCTGCAGGATAATCGGATTCATGGCGGAGACGGCTTCCGTACGGGCGGCCTCCGCCTGGATCGCCTGCGCCCGGCTGATCGGGATGCCGTCCGATGCCGGGACGCTGTATGGCGACAGGTTCTGCGACTTGAACGGCGCCGTCCGGATTCCCTCTTCTGCGAGCAGCCGGCAGAATGCCGTGCAGACGAGACTCTTTCCCACGTCGGATGCGGTGCCCATCACCATGATACCTTTCATCGGGCGCCGCCCCCTTTGTGGAACACCGGAATGCCGCTGTCCATTTCGACTGCGATATCTGCCCGCAGAGCGAGCTGCTGGTGGAGACGACCGAGCCATTCCGTGTAGCTGCGGGTCGTTTCGTCGTCTTTCAGCGGTTCATCGAACACTTCATTGGACACGATGGCGAGCACGCCGGCGGTTTCCAGTATTTCATCGAGCGTCGTGAGCAGACGCTCCATTTTGCGCTCCAGGCAGCCGGGTTCCAGGATGCAAGGCGTGCCCGTCTCCCAGCCCGTGAATGCCTCATTTGCAAGCCAGGTCGTCGCACAGTCCCACAGCACATGGTCGCCGGGCTGCAGCTGCGGTACCGCGTCCCCGAGATCGACCGGCTGCTCGATGGTGACCCAGCCGTCGCCAGCCCGGCCGGCTTTGTGCCGTTCGATCCGAGCTTTCATCTCGGCATCATCCGGCCGGCCGGAGGCGATGTAGACGAGCCGGCCGCCGGTCTTTGCAGCCCTCTCTTTGACGAATGACTCCGCAAAGGCGCTTTTGCCGCTGCGCACTCCCCCGCAGATGAAGGCGAGCGTCCCCCTGCTGAATAGTTCATCAAGCGCTTTCCGCAGCCGCTCCATATCGCGGGCGGTCTTCATGCCGATCCGGAGCCAGCGTCCGTCGAGCCCTCGGAAATTCTCCGTATGCCGCACGACCAGCCCCTGTTCGAGCAGGCCTTTCAGGACAGAATCTGCGGACCGGGATGCCGGCGGCTTGAACAGCAGGAAATTTGCAGCAGACGGCAGCACCGTACAGCCATGCGACCTGAGGAACTCCGTCATCTTCACACGCTCGGCTGCGGCCCGGCTGACCGCTTTCTGGCGGTAGTCCTCCTGCTTCAGACAGAGCGCGCCGATCTGCGCGGCGACTGCATTGACATTCCAATGCGGGGCCATGGTGCGCAGACGGCCGATCCGTTCAGGATGCGCGACTGCATACCCGAGCCGGATGCCAGGGACCGCATACAGCTTCGTCATCGACCGGACGACGGTGAGGTGATCGAATTCCCCGATGTCCGGGATGAAGGAATGGGCTTCGTCCGCCCAGTCGATGAAGGCTTCATCCAGAATGACAT comes from Sporosarcina trichiuri and encodes:
- a CDS encoding (Fe-S)-binding protein; translation: MSPLLIANWVLFLAIVAYGLALFTYVVKTRTQFIRLGQKEEFDNNVQRRLKEIWVNVFGQKKLLKDKKSGSIHVMFFYGFLLVQFGAIDLIWKGLKPDSHLPLGPAYPFFTFFQEIVVAVILVAVVWAFYRRYMEKLVRLKRGWKSGLVLIFIGTLMVSTLVANGMNLIWHGHDTTWTEPMASGIATVFNFLPPTAAAAIFFVAWWVHLLTLLTFLVYVPQSKHAHLIAGPVNTYMQRFDRRGKLAPLDFAALEEVEDEDEMPALGVGKITDFTQLQMIDLYACVECGRCTNMCPATGTGKMLSPMDLITKLRDNLTNYGALTTKQKPWVPSVMFNNTKGNQIALAAGLEGATMDDIYNPSLIGDVITEEEIWACTTCRNCEDQCPVMNEHVDKIIDLRRYLVMTEGKMDADAQRAMTNIERQGNPWGLNRKEKENWRDARPDLKIPTVKELKKADEDFEYLLWVGSMGAFDNRSQKIALSFAHLLNEAGVSFAILGNKEKNSGDTPRRLGNEFLFQELATANIAEFEKAGVTKIVTIDPHAFNIFKNEYPDFGFEAQVFHHTELLNKLVKKGKLQPKHAIDETITFHDSCYLGRYNDVYDAPRDILKAIPGVNLVEMKRNRQDGMCCGAGGGLMWMEEDAGHRINVARTEQAMEVTPGIISSGCPYCLTMLSDGTKAIEVEDSVGTYDIAELLERSVFGEENLQPAETEQEPVLQ
- a CDS encoding bifunctional adenosylcobinamide kinase/adenosylcobinamide-phosphate guanylyltransferase; the protein is MHVILGGVANGKRRYVRGLLGERAVWLGEEGPFDLTSAAGIPADRPLVLCEPGQWMAGHLADEERAAGELLSFVKDRNVTVIMTDIGRGIVPADPQERALRDACGRLSQRLAHEAESVTRIWFGIPQKLK
- a CDS encoding cobyric acid synthase, which produces MKGIMVMGTASDVGKSLVCTAFCRLLAEEGIRTAPFKSQNLSPYSVPASDGIPISRAQAIQAEAARTEAVSAMNPIILQPGPDGILTGTFCGRPLMPTDGLAYREQYFEEALRTIRSSLDTLAAAYDALVIEGAGSPVEMNLRDRDITNMRIAEMADVPVILVADIDRGGVFASIAGTLALLRPNERARVKAIVINQFKGDPASFRDGVEWLESYTGIPVAGIIPHLPAHGIAEEDADREIAAYTAGGDKYDGWAAHVRKAVDWPFIRSLIDGGEGRP
- a CDS encoding alpha-ribazole-5-phosphate synthase translates to MTGLRNALEIGGLIITTDNSGGIGQKREDLVAVPDRMTARFAARVCLLEQWAADAEPEAVLLHNFSGEASWEPYCEGIRDVFDEIGKPIPPISGSSETNMALRQSALAVTFIGRKTDGSPTDSGDWFTYGTPLSGNAVLEQSEEIASLAKLNEARRQQLTGRIWPAGSGGLLAELQQAAPGAVPVDTPVDLYTSAGPATAVLLQIPAARQQAAHRHFGTQLRFLAPG
- a CDS encoding cob(I)yrinic acid a,c-diamide adenosyltransferase; this encodes MKLYTKTGDKGQTSLIGGRVDKDSLRVEAYGTIDELNSFIGQAMAELDQTACRDIFDDLEAVQNELFDGGGDLANVMKERHYKLSDEPIGVLEQRIDELMEEAPPLEKFILPGGSKAAAALHVCRTVTRRAERVTVTLMKQEEDVPGTVQRYLNRLSDYLFVAARIVNKRADVQDNEYVRSAKVFRTEDKKKAKDGE
- the cobS gene encoding adenosylcobinamide-GDP ribazoletransferase, with translation MTGLLLALQFFTSLPVRRELPMDRRTVTVMYGALPWVGALIGILMLGIHAAGAYAGFSPLLTAALMLAAGVILTGGLHLDGVADTCDAFFSYQDRKRRHEILGDPRIGAFGVLGLLVLVLLKFAVLYEWAAAHADSWGWVIIIPFLSRSAMAVYFVITEPAKETGIAHFFRSRLNSSVLAGWTAGCLGAAVVLCGRYTGTVMLPLALAAVIAGAVLLFRFWSRRHFGGVTGDLCGAFIEGMEVLLWITVLSLS
- a CDS encoding histidine phosphatase family protein, whose protein sequence is MDHGVELVLIRHLPTDGNGRKAYVGWSDEPIRPAVTGPADEQLQTVYGSDLLRARQTAELLYPGARYVPDSRFRECNFGEFEGKTYAQLENNTAYRRWVDDPLQVSPPDGESLLQMERRVADAFRSLPAGARAVTHGGPIRLLLARFAPEERGFWEWDVPHGSRHRLYWASAAAWKEGRRCTSYSAELPMENGDM